A genomic window from Quercus lobata isolate SW786 chromosome 10, ValleyOak3.0 Primary Assembly, whole genome shotgun sequence includes:
- the LOC115965746 gene encoding protein NRT1/ PTR FAMILY 2.11-like, which translates to MQQVEQVKCLMRVIPIGVAASIYYAVIVQQKTYVIFQALQFDRRLGNTNFTIPAASYIIFTMLALTIWIPVYDRIIVPTLRRFTGKEGGITVLQKMGVGMVLAIITMLVSALVEERRRTLAITKPVGIDPRRGAISSLSGMWLIPQLSLVGLSEAFTLVGEVEFYYKQFPENMRSIGGSFLFVGFALSSYFSSFLVSVIHRTTSGAATGQ; encoded by the coding sequence ATGCAGCAAGTGGAACAAGTAAAATGCTTGATGAGAGTGATTCCCATAGGGGTTGCAGCCAGTATATACTATGCTGTCATAGTCCAACAAAAAACATACGTAATATTCCAAGCCCTCCAATTTGATAGACGCCTTGGCAATACCAATTTCACAATCCCTGCTGCCTCCTACATTATCTTTACCATGCTTGCCCTCACTATCTGGATACCTGTTTATGACCGTATCATAGTCCCAACACTAAGAAGGTTCACAGGCAAAGAAGGTGGCATCACAGTCCTGCAAAAGATGGGTGTTGGCATGGTTCTTGCTATTATCACCATGCTTGTGTCAGCACTTGTTGAAGAAAGGAGAAGAACTTTGGCTATAACTAAACCTGTGGGTATAGACCCAAGAAGAGGTGCAATCTCTTCCCTTTCTGGCATGTGGTTGATACCACAGCTATCACTAGTAGGACTTTCTGAAGCATTTACTCTCGTTGGTGAAGTTGAATTCTACTACAAGCAATTCCCAGAAAACATGAGAAGCATTGGCGGGTCTTTCTTATTTGTTGGTTTTGCTTTGTCCAGTTACTTTAGTAGTTTCTTGGTGTCAGTGATTCACAGGACTACTTCTGGAGCTGCAACTGGGCAATAG